The following nucleotide sequence is from Cellvibrio sp. PSBB006.
ACCGTATTTGACATATCTCTTTAAAAATTCAGCAAGCTTCCTTGCATCTGAGGATATAAAAACAGGAGCCTTACTAGTATGTGTTAAATAAAATGGATCATTGATAGCAGCATCAGCATCCACATTATGCAAATACGCGCAAGGCATTAATCGAATGTCTTCCTTTCGCACTGTTTCATTATAATCCTCAATTAATGCAGCATAAGTCCAAGCTTGATATGAAGGATGATTGAATTCTATTTCCTGCTTAGGATACAGAGCTACAACCACTCCATCTTTTTCCGTTTTTCTTACTTCGCTCCATTGTTTTAGCTCGATAATTACAGCCGTCTCTCGTTTGTTAGAGTCTTTTCCAGTCAAGATAAAATCAATACGATTGTTCGTTAATGGCAAAGTGTATTCAATTGATACACCTGCATCCTGTGGTATCTCAGGGTCAATAATTACTTTAAACATATACTGCATCGAGTTCTTCCATGAGCGAATCTCGCTTTTGGATGGGCGCTTCAATAATTTTCTTTTAAATTCCGAAAGTATGATGTGCTCAATTTGGTTTGAATTTACATCTTCAACAAATTTCTTCTTGTCACCACTGTAAACCAGCATAATTAATATTCCGTGTATTTTTTAGCGCTACCCTTTACTTTATCTACCGGGTACTTTAATTCATTCTTGCTGATTTTATTTTCAGCAGCATCAAATAGATTAATGTTTAATATGTCTGCAAATCGAGCCAAGTATAGGAAAACATCTGCAATCTCATCCTCTATCGCTAGTAGCTGCTCGTGCGTTAAATTTTTCGACTGTTCTTCTGTCAACCATTGTAAAATTTCTAAGAGCTCTCCAGCTTCACCTGCCAAAGCCATAGAAAGGTTCTTTGGCGAGTGGAACTGATCCCACTCTCGATCCAATGAAAATTGACGCAGCTTCTTTATTATCTCATCCAACTGATTCATGTTTATGCCCTTCATACCAACAAGTGGTCATAACGAATAGAATACGATCTTG
It contains:
- a CDS encoding nucleotide pyrophosphohydrolase, yielding MNQLDEIIKKLRQFSLDREWDQFHSPKNLSMALAGEAGELLEILQWLTEEQSKNLTHEQLLAIEDEIADVFLYLARFADILNINLFDAAENKISKNELKYPVDKVKGSAKKYTEY